The following are from one region of the Streptomyces decoyicus genome:
- a CDS encoding phospholipase D-like domain-containing protein: protein MVVFGTVEDDYGDGLWMAQASRGPEATSWARNGVRLLNVAVTRVQTRLYVLGSRSRSRSLAAGEDTALGTLATLVRAQRARSVPATQLIAPGGHIDPGLGQFGARLADVLSRHVQVSDSDDEISFYETFAARLAEATTSLWIWSPWTANRLTGLLPVLGEAVRRGVRVTVFVRDPYDTGQKKQADLVKRLRAVVSTVVSVNVMHQKIVVIDARTVLLGSLNSLSQSRSREVMLTIKGGHFARKILTHEHAEDFARPPSCGACHGDEVDLRRRGNGAWYWRCYNRAWPGRRGDKAWQTAVRFRPAGRR, encoded by the coding sequence GTGGTCGTCTTCGGCACCGTGGAGGACGACTACGGCGACGGCCTCTGGATGGCCCAGGCCTCCCGCGGCCCCGAAGCGACCTCGTGGGCCCGCAACGGCGTACGCCTCCTCAACGTCGCCGTCACCCGCGTCCAGACCAGGCTGTACGTACTCGGCAGCCGCAGCCGCAGCCGCAGCCTCGCGGCAGGTGAGGACACCGCCCTGGGCACACTGGCCACGCTCGTCCGCGCCCAGCGCGCCCGCTCGGTCCCCGCCACCCAGCTCATCGCGCCGGGCGGTCACATCGACCCCGGACTCGGCCAGTTCGGCGCCCGCCTGGCCGACGTCCTCTCCCGGCACGTCCAGGTCTCCGACAGCGACGACGAGATCTCCTTCTACGAGACCTTCGCCGCCCGTCTCGCGGAGGCCACGACCTCCCTGTGGATCTGGTCCCCTTGGACGGCGAACCGGCTGACCGGTCTGCTCCCGGTACTCGGCGAGGCCGTCCGACGCGGAGTCCGGGTGACGGTCTTCGTCCGAGACCCCTACGACACGGGCCAGAAGAAGCAGGCCGATCTGGTCAAACGGCTGCGCGCCGTGGTGTCGACCGTCGTCTCCGTCAACGTCATGCACCAGAAGATCGTCGTCATCGACGCGCGCACGGTACTGCTCGGCAGCCTCAACTCCCTTTCCCAGAGCCGCTCGCGCGAGGTCATGCTCACCATCAAGGGCGGCCACTTCGCGCGCAAGATCCTCACGCATGAGCACGCGGAGGACTTCGCACGGCCGCCCAGCTGCGGGGCCTGCCACGGCGACGAGGTGGACCTGCGCCGCCGCGGCAACGGGGCCTGGTACTGGCGCTGCTACAACCGCGCCTGGCCCGGCCGAAGGGGCGACAAGGCGTGGCAGACCGCGGTCCGGTTCAGGCCGGCGGGCCGCCGCTGA